One genomic segment of Methanobrevibacter ruminantium includes these proteins:
- the mtrE gene encoding tetrahydromethanopterin S-methyltransferase subunit E — translation MDPITLGVVALMGAAATIAGAAEDLESDIGSQSNPNSQVQLAPQMGHLHRMINKAASGEPVAYGCWCGIAGGIAALAMGMGIIPIVAIAMGSTVAAFVHAIYTVTSHMGRIVGQSQFEQPLFMDVLTQSLGPIAAHGFIASFGIVGIAYLMTLPLNGLGHPFPLPLLAVLWGITIGAIGSSTGDVHYGAESEYQKFDYGGGTPVAIQGDIVTKAPLGAKNSIDVGNFCAKYGGPLTGFCFGLIVFISFWITVVFGAIGGQVVGLIIVILLIAGNYFLEKSAREKFGPYEE, via the coding sequence ATGGACCCTATTACATTAGGTGTAGTCGCATTAATGGGTGCAGCAGCAACCATTGCTGGTGCTGCAGAGGACTTAGAGTCTGACATCGGTTCACAAAGTAACCCTAACTCACAAGTTCAACTTGCTCCACAAATGGGACATTTACACCGTATGATCAATAAGGCAGCTTCTGGTGAACCAGTAGCATATGGATGCTGGTGTGGTATCGCTGGTGGTATCGCAGCTCTTGCAATGGGTATGGGTATTATTCCTATAGTAGCAATTGCAATGGGTTCTACTGTTGCTGCATTTGTTCACGCAATTTATACAGTCACATCACACATGGGAAGGATTGTTGGTCAATCTCAATTTGAACAACCATTATTTATGGATGTATTAACCCAATCCTTAGGCCCTATCGCAGCTCATGGTTTTATAGCTAGTTTCGGTATTGTAGGAATCGCTTACTTAATGACCCTTCCATTAAATGGTCTTGGACACCCATTCCCATTACCATTACTCGCTGTACTATGGGGAATTACTATTGGTGCAATCGGTTCATCCACAGGGGATGTACATTACGGTGCAGAAAGTGAATACCAAAAATTCGATTACGGTGGAGGTACTCCTGTAGCTATCCAAGGGGATATCGTAACCAAAGCTCCTCTCGGTGCTAAAAACTCTATCGATGTAGGTAACTTCTGTGCTAAATATGGTGGACCTTTAACCGGTTTCTGTTTCGGACTTATTGTTTTCATTAGTTTCTGGATTACTGTTGTATTTGGAGCTATTGGAGGACAAGTTGTAGGACTTATCATCGTTATTTTATTAATCGCTGGTAACTACTTCCTTGAAAAGTCTGCAAGAGAAAAATTCGGACCATATGAGGAATAA